One Paenibacillus sp. FSL W8-0186 genomic window carries:
- a CDS encoding sugar ABC transporter permease encodes MKTKSNLYRKEKMYGLLYVTPPVLGFLLFTLFPVAYSFYGSFTDWDGLGQMDFIGLSNFKDLFTDELFHKASFNTIYMMIGIPIGIVLALLLALGLNRGIPGTTTFRVIYYVPVISSLAAISIMWSWAFNGDYGLVNQFLELFGIKGPNWLMNKHTVKPALIMMTVWKGLGYTMLLYLAALQSVPRSYYEAAELDGANGFAAFRHITWPMVKPVTFFIVVTNIIGGSQIFTEINIMTSTGGPEYSSASVVFYIWQKAFNNLQMGYASAMAVVLGIFIFIVTLIQFKMNEKSSFDI; translated from the coding sequence ATGAAAACCAAATCGAATCTCTATCGAAAAGAAAAAATGTACGGACTGCTGTATGTAACTCCCCCGGTTTTGGGCTTTTTGCTATTTACCTTGTTTCCTGTGGCGTATTCGTTCTACGGTTCGTTTACGGACTGGGATGGCCTGGGACAGATGGATTTCATCGGCCTGAGCAATTTTAAGGATTTGTTTACGGATGAACTCTTCCACAAGGCAAGCTTCAATACCATCTACATGATGATCGGAATTCCGATCGGCATCGTGCTCGCCCTGCTGCTTGCCCTCGGATTGAACCGGGGCATACCAGGAACGACGACGTTTCGCGTCATTTATTATGTTCCGGTCATTTCTTCGCTTGCCGCTATTTCGATTATGTGGAGCTGGGCTTTTAACGGCGATTACGGCTTGGTGAACCAATTCCTCGAACTGTTCGGCATTAAAGGGCCAAACTGGCTGATGAACAAGCATACGGTCAAACCAGCCCTAATCATGATGACCGTATGGAAAGGCCTTGGTTACACGATGCTCCTGTATTTAGCAGCTCTGCAAAGCGTTCCCCGCTCCTATTATGAAGCGGCTGAACTGGACGGAGCCAACGGCTTCGCGGCCTTCCGCCATATCACTTGGCCGATGGTCAAGCCGGTGACCTTCTTTATCGTTGTGACGAATATTATCGGCGGGTCGCAAATTTTTACGGAAATCAACATCATGACCTCTACGGGGGGACCGGAATATTCATCGGCTTCCGTCGTGTTCTATATTTGGCAGAAGGCTTTCAACAACCTGCAAATGGGTTATGCCTCCGCCATGGCAGTTGTTCTGGGCATATTCATATTTATTGTGACCCTGATTCAATTCAAAATGAACGAGAAGTCATCCTTTGATATTTGA
- a CDS encoding ABC transporter substrate-binding protein — protein MKQRWFIVLVAMSMTLALFGCGQSPKSMGGQTSVLDGGAGEGATELSYWTFVELHGQHFEKMLGKWNEANQDRQIKLNVTVMPYDDMHNKLSIAVQTGVGAPDIADIELGKFPDFLAGTPQLVPLNDVIDPYRDTIVKSRVDLYSKDGQNYGVPTHVGASVAFYNTEILEQADVDYKTIETWEDFKQAGIKVYEATGKYMGTADTSATWQTSMLLAQQGSDFTDEASKPVVNSEQMVKGLTILKDLQDSNVLSTIAGGQPDTEEAYGEFNAGNYATAFMPLWQMSRYTNYMKDLSGKIAIAPIPVIEKGMPRSVGGGGTGTVVTKTAKDIQLAKDFLAFAKLSLDANKEIWNTLGFDPVNMDVWDMKDVTHNPDNQFVQYFQNNPFDVLNELKGEIQLIKSTSATPTINNVLCTVTLNEIFEDGRDIKEALDAAQAQIEQELK, from the coding sequence ATGAAGCAAAGATGGTTTATTGTGCTTGTCGCAATGTCAATGACGCTCGCATTGTTCGGTTGCGGGCAGTCGCCTAAGAGCATGGGAGGGCAAACCTCGGTTCTCGACGGAGGAGCAGGTGAAGGCGCAACGGAATTGTCCTATTGGACATTTGTGGAGTTACACGGTCAACATTTTGAGAAGATGCTTGGCAAATGGAACGAGGCCAACCAGGATCGGCAAATCAAATTGAATGTGACAGTAATGCCTTACGATGACATGCATAATAAACTATCGATCGCCGTGCAAACAGGGGTTGGGGCTCCCGATATCGCGGACATTGAGCTGGGCAAGTTCCCGGATTTCCTTGCAGGGACTCCCCAATTGGTGCCTTTGAATGACGTGATTGACCCGTATCGCGACACGATCGTGAAATCCAGGGTCGACCTGTACAGCAAGGACGGCCAAAATTACGGCGTGCCTACCCATGTAGGCGCATCGGTCGCGTTCTATAATACGGAAATTCTAGAGCAGGCTGACGTCGACTACAAGACGATCGAGACCTGGGAAGACTTCAAGCAGGCTGGAATCAAAGTATACGAAGCCACCGGCAAATACATGGGTACCGCCGATACCAGCGCAACCTGGCAGACCTCGATGCTGCTTGCGCAGCAGGGCAGCGATTTTACGGATGAGGCCAGCAAGCCCGTCGTAAACTCGGAACAAATGGTCAAAGGTCTGACCATTCTGAAGGATTTGCAGGACAGCAATGTTCTATCGACGATTGCCGGAGGGCAGCCGGATACCGAGGAAGCCTACGGTGAGTTCAATGCGGGCAATTACGCTACCGCTTTCATGCCTCTATGGCAAATGTCGAGATATACGAACTATATGAAGGATTTATCCGGCAAAATTGCGATCGCGCCGATCCCCGTCATTGAGAAAGGAATGCCGCGCTCTGTGGGCGGGGGAGGCACGGGCACCGTCGTGACGAAGACGGCCAAGGATATTCAGCTGGCCAAGGACTTCCTGGCCTTCGCCAAATTATCGCTGGATGCGAATAAGGAAATCTGGAATACGCTGGGCTTTGATCCGGTCAACATGGACGTCTGGGACATGAAGGACGTTACGCACAACCCAGACAACCAGTTCGTGCAATATTTCCAGAACAACCCCTTCGATGTTCTGAATGAGCTCAAGGGCGAAATCCAGCTGATCAAATCGACCTCTGCGACGCCAACGATCAACAATGTCCTTTGCACAGTGACCTTGAACGAAATATTTGAAGACGGCAGAGATATAAAGGAAGCACTAGACGCAGCTCAAGCGCAAATTGAACAAGAATTGAAATAG
- a CDS encoding sugar ABC transporter substrate-binding protein: MVKKKSWFTLVSLILILSTVLAGCGGKGNGEAGAGNGNGNAGKSSETKELTFMYRGGTDEQKAYTEVVKKFEADHPGVKVKMVVTAADQYATKLKAAITGNKVPDVFYFESGDLKAYVNSGILMNLTPYLNYNDDINLDNIWKYGVDLYRYDGEMAGQGDIYGMPKDVGPFALGYNKTMFEKEGIPLPDNDVPMTWDEFIEVNKKLTKDTNGDGKIDQYGTGFNVNWVLQSLVWSNGADWIDETKTKVTIDDPKFVEALQFFADMQNVHKITPSAEDAQTLDTYQRWMKGELAFFPVGPWDMSTYEGLPFEYDLMPYPAGSTGKSATWIGSLGIGVSEKTKYPEEAVALVNYLTASKEGMEMLVNAKVQIPNLIDMAEEWAADTSTKPANKQEFLDIVGDYGRVLPGHYTYNAEWYNLFFTDIQPVLDGKITAAEYVKQEQPKMQKLLDKAIEQEQKSKKK, encoded by the coding sequence GTGGTCAAGAAAAAAAGTTGGTTTACGCTCGTTTCGCTCATTCTCATCCTCTCAACCGTGCTGGCAGGCTGCGGAGGCAAAGGGAACGGTGAGGCAGGAGCCGGTAATGGCAACGGGAATGCCGGCAAATCTTCAGAGACTAAAGAGCTGACATTTATGTACCGCGGAGGTACCGATGAGCAGAAGGCTTATACGGAAGTCGTCAAGAAATTTGAAGCGGATCATCCCGGCGTAAAAGTGAAAATGGTCGTTACAGCAGCGGATCAGTATGCCACGAAGCTGAAAGCGGCCATCACGGGAAATAAAGTGCCTGACGTGTTCTACTTTGAATCCGGCGATTTGAAAGCCTACGTGAACAGCGGAATTTTGATGAACCTTACGCCATACCTGAATTATAACGACGATATTAATCTTGATAACATTTGGAAATACGGCGTTGATTTATACCGCTATGACGGTGAGATGGCCGGACAAGGCGATATCTACGGCATGCCGAAGGACGTTGGGCCGTTCGCTTTAGGATATAACAAGACGATGTTCGAGAAGGAAGGCATCCCGCTGCCTGACAATGACGTCCCGATGACCTGGGATGAATTTATCGAAGTGAACAAAAAGCTGACCAAGGACACGAACGGAGACGGAAAAATCGATCAATACGGGACAGGCTTTAACGTGAACTGGGTATTGCAGTCGCTAGTCTGGAGCAATGGTGCAGACTGGATTGACGAGACAAAGACGAAAGTCACGATCGATGATCCGAAATTTGTGGAAGCGCTGCAGTTCTTTGCAGACATGCAAAACGTCCATAAAATTACGCCTTCCGCCGAAGATGCGCAAACCTTGGATACCTACCAGCGCTGGATGAAAGGCGAGCTGGCCTTCTTCCCGGTAGGACCTTGGGATATGAGTACTTACGAAGGGCTCCCATTCGAATATGATCTAATGCCTTACCCTGCAGGCTCGACAGGCAAGTCCGCTACTTGGATAGGCTCGCTTGGAATCGGAGTTTCCGAGAAGACGAAATATCCGGAAGAGGCGGTTGCTCTGGTCAACTATTTGACCGCATCCAAGGAAGGCATGGAAATGCTGGTTAACGCCAAAGTGCAAATTCCGAACCTGATCGATATGGCGGAGGAATGGGCTGCCGATACGTCGACGAAACCAGCCAACAAACAGGAGTTCCTGGACATCGTAGGAGATTACGGCAGAGTGCTGCCAGGCCACTATACTTACAATGCCGAATGGTACAACCTGTTCTTTACGGATATCCAGCCAGTCCTGGATGGCAAAATTACGGCTGCGGAATATGTGAAGCAGGAACAGCCGAAGATGCAAAAGCTGTTGGATAAAGCCATTGAACAGGAGCAAAAATCGAAGAAAAAATAA
- a CDS encoding alpha-N-arabinofuranosidase, producing the protein MVVDKAFKIAEVDKRIYGSFIEHLGRAVYGGIYEPSHPGADNLGFRNDVKDLVRQLNVPIIRYPGGNFVSGYNWEDGVGPVEQRPKRLDLAWRALEPNEVGTNEFMNWAKEVGSEVMMAVNLGTRGVDAARNLLEYCNHPEGSYWSDLRRSHGYEQPHKIKTWCLGNEMDGPWQIGQKTPVEYGRLAYETAKAMRLVDPDIELVSCGSSSTAMPTFPEWEAVTLDHTYDVADFVSLHQYYGNRDNDTANYLARSMDMEHFIRTVIATCDYIKAKKRSKKTMYLSFDEWNVWYHSNQADREIEPWSVGPPQLEDVYNFEDALLVGSMLITLLRHADRVKMACMAQLVNVIAPIMTENGGKAWKQTIFYPYMHASIYGRGVSLQPVVESPVYDAQDYTDVPYLDSAVVYNEAEEELTIFAVNRHLEEALELKCDVRGFENYRVIEHIVLEHDDLKAANTANEEKVKPHSHGDAACENGYVNTRLSKASWNVIRLKKA; encoded by the coding sequence ATGGTCGTAGACAAAGCGTTCAAGATCGCGGAAGTAGACAAACGTATTTACGGATCCTTTATTGAGCATTTAGGACGAGCGGTGTATGGGGGAATTTATGAGCCATCCCATCCTGGAGCGGATAATTTGGGCTTTCGCAATGATGTGAAGGACCTTGTCCGGCAACTGAACGTGCCGATTATTCGTTATCCCGGCGGGAACTTCGTTTCCGGCTACAACTGGGAAGACGGGGTAGGGCCAGTGGAACAGAGGCCGAAGAGGCTGGATCTCGCCTGGCGGGCGCTGGAGCCGAACGAGGTGGGCACGAATGAGTTTATGAACTGGGCCAAGGAGGTTGGCTCCGAGGTCATGATGGCCGTTAACCTCGGCACCCGGGGCGTCGATGCGGCGAGAAATCTGCTCGAATACTGCAATCACCCGGAAGGAAGCTATTGGAGCGACTTGCGCCGCAGCCACGGCTATGAGCAGCCACACAAAATCAAGACCTGGTGCCTGGGCAACGAGATGGACGGTCCTTGGCAAATCGGCCAGAAAACTCCGGTGGAGTATGGCCGCTTGGCTTACGAGACAGCTAAAGCGATGCGGCTCGTCGATCCCGACATCGAGCTCGTATCCTGCGGGAGCTCCAGCACGGCGATGCCGACATTCCCGGAATGGGAAGCGGTTACGCTGGATCACACCTACGATGTGGCTGACTTCGTTTCCCTGCATCAATACTATGGCAACCGGGACAATGACACCGCCAACTATCTGGCGCGCTCCATGGATATGGAGCATTTCATCCGCACTGTCATCGCAACCTGCGACTACATTAAGGCGAAGAAGCGCAGCAAGAAGACGATGTATCTCAGCTTTGATGAATGGAATGTCTGGTACCACTCCAACCAAGCGGATCGAGAGATCGAGCCATGGAGCGTGGGGCCGCCGCAGCTGGAGGACGTCTATAATTTCGAGGATGCCTTGCTTGTCGGCAGCATGCTGATTACGCTTCTGCGGCATGCCGATCGGGTGAAAATGGCCTGCATGGCACAGCTGGTCAACGTCATCGCGCCGATTATGACCGAGAATGGCGGAAAGGCCTGGAAGCAGACGATTTTCTACCCTTACATGCACGCATCGATTTATGGTCGGGGCGTATCGCTGCAGCCGGTCGTCGAATCTCCGGTCTATGATGCGCAGGATTACACCGATGTTCCTTATTTGGACAGTGCTGTCGTATACAATGAAGCCGAAGAAGAACTGACCATCTTCGCGGTGAATCGCCACTTGGAGGAAGCGCTGGAGCTGAAATGTGATGTGCGGGGCTTCGAGAACTACCGGGTGATCGAGCATATCGTACTTGAGCATGATGATCTCAAGGCGGCAAATACGGCTAATGAGGAGAAAGTGAAGCCGCATTCGCATGGCGATGCCGCCTGTGAGAATGGCTACGTGAATACTCGCCTCTCCAAAGCCTCCTGGAACGTCATCCGATTAAAGAAGGCATAG
- a CDS encoding carbohydrate ABC transporter permease, producing MSRDTSVKIILFVFFAILCALILIPFYAVTIASFKPGEDLIRYGLNLSFDLSVMNFDNFVYLFSGNHAYFTWFFNSLLLTIVQVVLTLLVSATVAYGFSAYEFKGKNFLFICVLLIMMVPFEILLLPLYTLTHNIGLMNSYSAIVLPGIASAATIFFFRQYLRGVPKEIIAAGRVDGATEYGIYVRLILPVMKPSFAAMAILNGMNSWNNFLWPFMVLSDAGKYTLPIGLKTLLTPYGNNYDLLIVGSFFSILPIFILFVAFQKYFIDGMTAGAVKG from the coding sequence ATGAGCAGGGATACTTCCGTTAAAATCATCCTTTTTGTCTTTTTCGCCATCCTGTGTGCGCTAATTCTCATTCCGTTTTATGCCGTAACCATCGCCTCCTTCAAGCCGGGGGAGGATTTGATCCGCTACGGCCTGAATTTGAGCTTCGACCTCTCGGTCATGAATTTTGATAACTTCGTTTATTTATTCTCCGGGAACCATGCGTATTTCACCTGGTTTTTTAACTCGCTGCTGCTGACGATTGTCCAGGTGGTGCTAACCTTGCTGGTTAGCGCAACGGTGGCTTACGGGTTCTCGGCCTACGAATTCAAGGGGAAGAACTTCCTGTTTATCTGCGTGCTGCTGATCATGATGGTGCCGTTTGAAATTCTGCTGCTGCCTTTGTATACGCTGACCCATAATATCGGTCTCATGAACTCCTATTCGGCCATCGTGCTTCCGGGGATCGCCAGCGCCGCGACGATCTTCTTCTTCCGGCAATACTTAAGAGGCGTGCCGAAGGAGATCATTGCTGCAGGCCGGGTTGACGGGGCTACGGAATATGGGATTTACGTAAGATTGATCCTGCCTGTCATGAAGCCGTCTTTTGCAGCGATGGCGATTCTGAACGGCATGAACAGCTGGAATAACTTCCTGTGGCCGTTTATGGTGCTGAGCGATGCCGGGAAGTACACGCTCCCGATTGGCCTCAAGACGCTGCTCACACCCTACGGAAACAACTATGATTTATTGATTGTAGGCTCGTTTTTTTCGATTCTTCCCATTTTTATTTTATTTGTAGCCTTCCAAAAATATTTCATCGATGGCATGACGGCCGGGGCGGTAAAAGGTTAG
- a CDS encoding sugar ABC transporter permease encodes MIKKFLYSQKVAPYVFVLPFILVFLFFWVYPLGSSFGMSFQKIQLGQEASWVGFSNYEKLMGDGVFLKAVTNSAVYMVLTLAVLIPFPMLFAVLINNKFMWGRDFFKSSFFFPALTSVVVAGTIFRLMFGEMEGSLINSVLAWFGIGPVKFLKGQVTGFVALVSLATWRWTGVNMLYFLAGLKNIPDEYYEAASIDGASSLQKFTRITMPLLKPTTIYVLTISIYAGLAMFIESMMLWNGNNSPKNIGLTIVGYLYRQGIEKNNLGYAAAVGIVLLAITMVINLTQLAFSGMFKKEE; translated from the coding sequence ATGATCAAAAAATTTCTCTACTCGCAAAAAGTCGCTCCCTACGTTTTTGTGCTGCCTTTTATCCTCGTGTTCTTATTCTTCTGGGTCTATCCGCTGGGCAGCTCATTTGGCATGAGTTTTCAGAAAATCCAGCTCGGGCAGGAAGCCAGCTGGGTCGGCTTCAGCAATTACGAGAAGCTGATGGGCGACGGCGTATTCCTCAAAGCCGTAACGAACAGCGCCGTTTACATGGTGCTTACTCTAGCTGTGCTGATTCCATTTCCGATGCTGTTTGCCGTACTCATCAACAATAAATTCATGTGGGGGAGAGATTTCTTTAAATCCTCCTTCTTCTTTCCGGCATTGACCTCCGTGGTCGTGGCCGGGACGATTTTCCGGCTGATGTTTGGAGAAATGGAAGGCTCACTGATCAACAGCGTGCTGGCCTGGTTCGGAATCGGTCCAGTCAAATTTCTGAAGGGGCAGGTTACTGGATTTGTAGCTCTGGTGTCGCTGGCGACCTGGAGGTGGACAGGGGTCAATATGCTTTATTTTTTGGCAGGCCTCAAAAATATTCCGGATGAATACTATGAAGCCGCCTCGATCGACGGAGCGTCGTCCTTGCAGAAATTCACAAGGATCACGATGCCTTTATTGAAACCGACCACGATCTATGTATTAACGATCAGCATTTATGCGGGACTCGCGATGTTCATCGAGAGCATGATGCTGTGGAATGGAAATAACTCGCCCAAGAACATCGGCCTTACGATCGTCGGATATTTGTACCGGCAAGGAATCGAGAAGAACAATCTCGGATATGCGGCAGCCGTCGGCATTGTGCTTTTGGCCATTACGATGGTCATCAATCTGACGCAGCTGGCCTTTTCCGGGATGTTCAAGAAGGAGGAGTGA